In Candidatus Aramenus sp. CH1, the following proteins share a genomic window:
- a CDS encoding acetyl-CoA carboxylase biotin carboxylase subunit (catalyzes the ATP-dependent carboxylation of a covalently attached biotin and the transfer of the carboxyl group to pyruvate forming oxaloacetate): protein MPPFNRVLVANRGEIAVRVMKAIKEMGMIAIAVYSEADKYAVHVKYADEAYYIGKAPALDSYLNIQHIIDAAEKAHADAVHPGYGFLSENAEFAEAVEKAGMTFIGPSAEVMRKIKDKLDGKRVARMAGVPIAPGSDGPVSSIEEALKLAEKIGYPIMVKAASGGGGVGITRVDTPDQLMDVWERNKRLASQAFGKSDLYIEKYAVNPRHIEFQLIGDKFGNYVVAWERECTIQRRNQKLIEEAPSPALKMEERESMFEPIMKFGKIINYFTLGTFETAFSDATREFYFLELNKRLQVEHPVTEMIFRVDLVKLQIRLAAGEPLPFTQEELNKRVRGTAIEFRINAEDPLNDFSGSSGFITYYKEPTGPGVRVDSGVTTGSYVPPFYDSLISKLIVYGESRVYAIQAGLRALNDYKIGGVKTTIELYKWIMQEPDFQEGKFSTSYIAQKREAFLKYLKQQEEMRVALAAELQARGLMRSSSTVQTSSNKTSNSAWKTYGIMSQASPRVMW, encoded by the coding sequence ATGCCTCCGTTTAATAGAGTTTTAGTCGCGAATAGGGGAGAAATAGCAGTAAGGGTAATGAAGGCAATTAAGGAAATGGGGATGATAGCTATAGCTGTGTACTCGGAGGCGGACAAGTACGCAGTTCACGTCAAGTACGCCGACGAGGCCTACTACATAGGCAAGGCACCTGCACTGGACAGCTACTTGAACATACAACACATCATTGACGCTGCAGAGAAGGCACATGCTGATGCAGTGCATCCAGGCTACGGTTTCCTCTCCGAGAACGCGGAGTTCGCAGAGGCAGTGGAGAAGGCCGGGATGACGTTTATCGGGCCGTCCGCAGAGGTTATGAGAAAGATCAAGGATAAGCTGGATGGGAAGAGGGTAGCTAGGATGGCGGGCGTGCCCATTGCGCCTGGCTCCGATGGGCCAGTGAGCTCCATTGAAGAAGCGTTGAAGCTGGCCGAGAAGATAGGCTACCCCATTATGGTGAAAGCTGCCTCCGGAGGTGGAGGTGTAGGTATAACCAGGGTTGACACCCCAGACCAACTGATGGATGTGTGGGAGAGGAACAAGAGGTTGGCATCGCAAGCGTTCGGGAAGTCTGATCTATATATTGAGAAGTACGCTGTGAACCCAAGGCACATAGAGTTTCAGCTAATCGGTGACAAGTTCGGCAATTACGTAGTCGCGTGGGAAAGGGAGTGTACTATCCAGAGGAGGAATCAGAAGCTGATCGAGGAGGCGCCTTCTCCCGCGCTTAAGATGGAAGAAAGGGAGTCGATGTTTGAGCCAATAATGAAGTTCGGGAAGATAATCAACTACTTCACTTTGGGCACCTTTGAGACGGCCTTCTCCGACGCCACCAGGGAGTTCTACTTCTTGGAACTCAACAAGAGGCTCCAAGTGGAGCACCCTGTCACAGAGATGATATTTAGGGTAGACCTAGTTAAATTGCAGATTAGACTCGCAGCTGGCGAGCCCTTACCCTTCACCCAAGAGGAGCTTAACAAGAGAGTTAGAGGGACAGCGATAGAGTTTAGGATAAACGCTGAGGATCCACTAAACGATTTCTCAGGTAGCTCTGGATTCATCACTTATTACAAGGAACCCACTGGGCCCGGAGTGAGGGTTGACAGCGGAGTTACAACTGGCAGCTACGTACCTCCGTTCTACGACTCCTTAATCTCTAAGTTAATAGTCTACGGCGAGAGCAGGGTGTATGCTATCCAGGCAGGACTTAGGGCCCTAAACGACTACAAGATAGGAGGAGTGAAGACCACCATAGAGCTCTACAAGTGGATTATGCAAGAACCCGACTTCCAGGAGGGCAAGTTCTCCACTTCCTACATAGCGCAGAAAAGGGAGGCCTTCTTGAAGTATTTGAAGCAGCAGGAAGAGATGAGGGTAGCGTTAGCTGCTGAGCTACAGGCAAGGGGACTAATGAGGTCTTCCTCCACTGTACAGACCTCTTCCAATAAGACTAGTAACTCAGCGTGGAAGACATATGGTATTATGTCCCAAGCTTCTCCTAGGGTGATGTGGTAA
- a CDS encoding ABC transporter permease subunit: protein MGKTIDLFSAILATLVTLGRVSITLALSVVTGWLLGYAAIKNRIFENIYVSLSEVLESVPVITFFPVVLIFFVYEIGGGLGVELAVIFLVFTAVVWNIWMGIYQAFKTVPEHLVETVENYKLGFLGKMSKLYIPFSVPRIAANLIPSFADALFYITVSEVFSVGVHTYQVFGIGTLISNYVAEEDYGDALVALGVLAVFTTTLTLLLREFAAYSVNKYGLDTEATNLALKRGRFRIRYSSRLSSAKAPLVKLAKYVNRPIARRPRDVIENDEKRRRFPWGKLGAGIGILLLFAMAYSAFLVVRNVTPSTWAYLFSTLPQDLLEIGVDYLRVAAIALASLVISIFSGYALVRSRLAERITIPLVQSIASFPAPAYFPLLYGASYPAVSNLLHGYTNEFYVLLLGFLSTFYYVFYSYWLGVKNIPYEYWELMDNLKLSFWQRMTKVVIPSAFPYIVAGLSSTVNSAWGGLAIGEYWPDIYNNYNLEVRTGLMRELALADANGQLALVGWLSLMFALIVVVYSILFTRKLMDLARKKYVVEEGIYSA, encoded by the coding sequence ATGGGAAAAACGATTGACTTGTTCTCCGCTATATTGGCAACTTTGGTTACCTTAGGTAGAGTCTCTATTACTTTGGCGCTGTCAGTGGTTACAGGTTGGCTTTTAGGTTACGCTGCAATAAAGAACAGGATCTTTGAGAACATCTATGTTTCCCTGTCAGAAGTGCTCGAGTCAGTACCGGTAATCACATTCTTCCCAGTGGTCTTAATATTCTTCGTCTACGAGATCGGCGGAGGGCTAGGAGTTGAGCTCGCAGTAATCTTCTTAGTGTTCACAGCAGTAGTTTGGAACATTTGGATGGGGATCTATCAGGCATTTAAGACTGTGCCAGAACACCTGGTTGAGACAGTGGAGAACTATAAGCTAGGTTTCCTAGGAAAGATGTCAAAGCTCTATATCCCCTTTTCAGTCCCTAGGATAGCTGCCAACTTGATCCCAAGCTTCGCCGACGCCTTGTTTTACATAACCGTCAGCGAGGTCTTCAGCGTCGGTGTCCACACCTACCAAGTGTTCGGTATAGGGACCTTAATCTCTAATTACGTGGCCGAGGAAGACTACGGCGATGCCTTAGTGGCGCTAGGAGTCCTCGCAGTGTTCACCACTACGCTAACGCTTTTACTCAGGGAGTTTGCCGCATATTCCGTCAACAAGTACGGCCTAGACACAGAGGCCACGAACTTAGCCCTCAAGAGGGGGAGGTTTAGGATAAGGTACTCCTCCAGGCTCAGCAGCGCTAAGGCTCCCTTGGTAAAGCTGGCCAAGTACGTCAATAGGCCAATAGCTAGGAGGCCTAGGGATGTAATCGAGAATGACGAGAAAAGGAGGAGATTCCCTTGGGGAAAACTCGGAGCAGGCATTGGAATCCTCCTCTTGTTTGCAATGGCGTATTCGGCGTTTCTGGTTGTAAGGAACGTAACCCCCTCCACTTGGGCTTACCTATTCTCGACCCTTCCGCAAGACTTACTGGAGATAGGAGTGGACTACTTGAGGGTGGCTGCCATAGCGTTGGCGTCTCTGGTTATCTCGATATTTTCTGGTTACGCGCTGGTCAGAAGTCGCCTGGCTGAGAGGATAACAATACCTTTAGTCCAGTCCATAGCATCCTTTCCTGCCCCAGCCTATTTTCCGTTACTTTACGGGGCATCCTACCCCGCAGTCTCCAACCTGCTCCATGGCTATACTAACGAGTTCTACGTTCTGCTACTGGGCTTCCTCTCTACGTTTTACTACGTTTTCTACAGCTATTGGCTAGGGGTAAAGAACATACCGTACGAGTACTGGGAGCTGATGGACAACCTGAAGCTATCCTTCTGGCAAAGGATGACCAAAGTAGTCATACCCTCTGCTTTTCCCTATATAGTCGCCGGGCTCTCCAGCACTGTCAACAGCGCGTGGGGAGGGCTGGCAATTGGGGAGTACTGGCCAGACATATATAATAACTATAACCTTGAAGTGAGGACTGGGCTCATGAGGGAGTTGGCTTTAGCTGACGCCAACGGACAACTCGCCCTCGTGGGCTGGCTCTCCCTAATGTTCGCCTTAATCGTCGTAGTCTATTCTATCCTGTTCACCAGGAAGCTAATGGACCTAGCTAGGAAGAAGTACGTAGTGGAAGAAGGAATTTACTCGGCCTAA